From one Xiphophorus hellerii strain 12219 chromosome 18, Xiphophorus_hellerii-4.1, whole genome shotgun sequence genomic stretch:
- the LOC116707970 gene encoding zinc finger BED domain-containing protein 4-like yields MAYSSVSLREKLTQVQLQLGMQATKLMQEVETRWNSTYLMLQRLVELREPVGAALAGLHTDIPFFTDIVVACLSLFSPFYHATTELSAEEHVSASKVIPLLKMLEKALQEEDTKSAPTVAVEIGEQLIRQLREKLHMLQSMSILSLATLLDPRFKLIAFFSNTKAAEAVKRLTSECATVIRRNTEENAHEIPQASTSQEFTGGSRLWQRLDTSVMEAKRTQNVSADATVEVQRYLSEANMSRLENPLEYWANHRSLYPNLYKLALIYLCTPASSVPCERVFSKAGDWRLLVNCRMKFKLKFEGV; encoded by the exons ATGGCCTACTCTTCTGTATCTTTAAGGGAGAAGCTTACACAAGTGCAGCTTCAGCTGGGCATGCAAGCAACCAAGCTGATGCAGGAGgtggaaacaagatggaacAGCACCTACTTGATGCTGCAACGTCTGGTGGAGTTGAGGGAGCCAGTAGGAGCGGCATTGGCTGGATTACACACTGATATTCCCTTTTTCACTGACATTGTTGTAGCGTGCCTTTCTTTATTCTCTCCTTTCTATCACGCCACCACGGAGCTCTCTGCAGAAGAACACGTGTCGGCATCAAAAGTTATCCCCCTCCTGAAGATGTTAGAGAAAGCCCTTCAGGAGGAAGACACCAAGTCGGCACCTACAGTAGCAGTGGAAATAGGAGAGCAGCTCATCAGACAGCTCAGGGAGAAGCTGCACATGCTCCAGTCAATGAGCATCTTGTCGCTGGCTACACTCCTGGACCCACGATTTAAACTTATAGCATTTTTCAGCAACACAAAAGCTGCTGAAGCAGTGAAGCGCTTGACTTCAGAGTGTGCCACCGTCATCCGACGGAACACAGAAGAGAACGCTCACGAGATTCCTCAGGCTTCCACCTCTCAAGAATTCACTGGAG GTAGCAGACTTTGGCAAAGATTGGACACTAGTGTCATGGAGGCAAAGAGGACTCAAAATGTGTCAGCAGATGCCACCGTAGAGGTCCAGCGCTACCTGTCAGAGGCAAACATGAGCAGGCTGGAGAACCCCCTGGAGTACTGGGCTAATCATCGGTCACTGTACCCCAATCTGTACAAACttgcacttatttatttatgcaccCCGGCATCATCTGTGCCATGTGAGCGTGTCTTTTCAAAGGCTGGagat TGGCGCCTCCTGGTGAACTGCAGGATGAAGTTCAAATTGAAGTTCGAAGGAGTTTAA